One Amblyomma americanum isolate KBUSLIRL-KWMA chromosome 8, ASM5285725v1, whole genome shotgun sequence DNA window includes the following coding sequences:
- the LOC144100307 gene encoding juvenile hormone acid O-methyltransferase-like → MCCRADNCNILDPKKYNYLKSYTGNEDASALEKIVFLETPGEDHMHLDIGCGPGTFTKNYLVPRSRPCKKIVAVDRSPTMVEFARKNSAHENIVFDVFDFCREDAGNLVARYGRFNRIYSFLTFHYVKDESKAFKELARLLTPNSGECLITAAVSTAPFDAWLELHLMKRWADLIPDPRSQFSKQFSFHFRKSKTQAESDIRLMASEAGLKCIALHVYDTEWRFPNVDICADSMVEALDFNKYISLADIEDFKADMARALNGARVEKDSEYFMKSIIYCLHAQSASL, encoded by the exons ATGTGCTGCCGCGCGGATAACTGCAACATCTTGGATCCCAAGAAGTACAATTATTTAAAATCATATACAGGAAATGAAGATGCATCCGCCCTAGAGAAGATTGTGTTCCTTGAAACTCCAGGTGAAGATCATATGCATTTGGACATAGGATGCGGCCCTGGTACGTTCACAAAAAACTATCTGGTCCCGCGCTCCCGCCCTTGTAAGAAGATCGTAGCGGTCGACAGATCCCCTACCATGGTGGAATTCGCGCGAAAAAACTCAGCGCACGAGAACATAGTGTTTGACGTATTCGACTTCTGCAGAGAAGACGCTGGAAACCTTGTCGCCAGATATGGGCGCTTCAATAGGATTTATTCATTTCTCACCTTTCATTACGTGAAAGATGAAAGCAAGGCCTTCAAAGAGCTGGCCCGTTTGCTGACACCAAATTCCGGCGAGTGCCTAATTACAGCGGCCGTTTCGACTGCGCCATTTGATGCTTGGCTCGAGCTGCATTTGATGAAACGCTGGGCAGATTTGATTCCG GACCCAAGGTCACAATTTTCAAAGCAGTTTAGTTTTCACTTCCGGAAAAGCAAGACACAAGCCGAGTCTGATATCAGACTGATGGCATCTGAAGCGGGACTGAAATGTATTGCATTACATGTGTACGACACGGAATGGCGCTTCCCAAATGTCGACATATGCGCAG ATTCCATGGTTGAAGCGCTGGACTTCAACAAATACATCTCACTGGCGGATATCGAAGATTTCAAGGCAGACATGGCTCGTGCCTTGAACGGTGCCAGAGTGGAGAAAGACAGCGAATATTTCATGAAAAGTATAATATATTGCCTTCACGCTCAGTCTGCCAGTCTTTAA